CGCTTCAGCCGTCGTTAGTGGGAGTGACGCGCTTCAGCCGTAGTCAGTGGGTCGTTCTTCAAAAGCCATGCCTACGCGGCGACGGCTAAAGCTCGTCGTTCCTGTCGCCTTCTCGTTACGCTTCGTCGCGTAACCATGGGCGGCTGTTGACTTGCTGGATCTTGCCGCGGGAGAGCTCTAGCCACATTTCGAGAGCTTGATTTCGGGTGATGCCACTCATGAAGCGCGGCGCGTCATCCACTTCGTCGAGATTTTCAAAAGTCACAACTCCGCTGGGATAGACCGAAAGCGACCATCCGCTGTGATCGTGTATGAGTGACACATCAGGATGCTCGGCTTCATCCGCATCGCGTGCGTCCAGGCTGTCGAGCAGCTCGCGCATTTTATCGATACTTGGATTCAGCTCAGATATGCCGTCGGCGTCTGTTGTATGATAGAGTTCCATTTGAGTGTATTTGCCTAATAACTACAAATCGAGATAGAGCACTTTGGAGTTTCGGCCATTTTTTGTGTAATCCTCCCGCCGTTCGTCGGGGAGATCAGTCAGGTCGCCTTCGGTGAATGCACAGACCTTGGAAAAGAACTTGTTTGCTTGAGTTGTCATCGCGATCACACGTTTGGCGCCGCGTGCTTTAGCTTCGGCACAGGCAAATTCGACCATCTTACGGCCTACGCCTTTGTTCTGGTAGAAGGGTTGCACATAAACGCTGCCGACTTCGATGACGTCGCCGCCGTCGTAGCTCTTTAAATTGACGCAACCGACGATGCTGCCGTCGATTTCATACACTAGGTAGCTGTGGATGGAGGCTTCGATGGACTCCAGTGAGCGTTCACGTAGGCTTTCGGAGCGGACGCCGTTGCGCGTGATGTTAAAGATCGAGTGCGCGTCGGCTTCGACGGCACGGCGAATGGATTGATACTCGTTGCTGTAAACCATGGTGCCGATGCCCACTTTGTCGAATATCTCGTTGAGCAGCGCGCCGAAGAGGCGGCCGTCGAGGATGTGCGCCCGTGGGGTGCCGGCATTGATGGCCTTGACGGCGTGTTGCACCTTGCTGCGTAGGCGCTCGGGAATTTTCTCGGCAGCGGTTTCGAGTAGCGTTTCGAGATCGGCGACCGGGAGATTCGTCAAGGGCTTCTCGTCGATTTTGAGCCCTTCTTGAGTCGTCATGTAGATCAGCTTCGAGGCACTGAGCTTGGAGGCGAGCTCGGAGGCCAGCAAGTCGGAGTTGATCCGTAGCGGAGTGCCGTCGCGGCTGAAGGCGATCGGGGTGATGACGGGAATCGTGTCGGCATCCAATAGCTTGTTAAATAAGACCACGTCGAGTTTGTCGACCGCGCCGCTGTTAAGTTGGTCGACGCCTTTAACGATGCCAATCTCCTTGCTCCTTACGCCGTTGCAAGTGGCGCAGCGCAAGCCGTTGCGAGTGAGCCCCTGTATGACTTGCAGGCTGACGATGGCGGCGGCTTCAGTCGCGAGCTCCAGTGTGGCGGTGTCGGTCTTGAGCTCGCCATGTGGGTCGCTGATCGCGGTGTGTTTTTGGCTGGCGAGCGCTTTGAGCTGTTCGCCGATGCCATGTACGAGCACCACCTTGATGTTGAGCGAGCGGAGCACTGCGATGTCGAGCAACACATTCTGGAAGTTTTCATGCGCGACTAGACTGCCGTCCAGTGCTAGCACGAAGACGTGATCGCGAAACATGGGTACGTATTTCAGGATTCCACGCAAATCGGTGGGCTTAATGGTGTTCTCGTGAGTATCCGTGGTGTTCATTGAATGGGGGCGATTGTGAGCAAGCTCTATGAGCTTGCAAGGCACATGTTTTGAAGTTGATCGTGTAGGGGCTTCACTAGTGAAGACCGCCGAAGCTCAGAGCCGAACTGCTGCGGTCTTCATCACTGAGGCCCCTACGCATGAGTAAAGACCTCTTAGATCAAATCCCCGTCGCCTTCACAGAACCGCTTGAGAGCTTTTTGGCGTGGTTAGAGTTGGAGCGTGGACTTTCGGCAAATACCTTGTCGGCCTACACGAGAGATCTGGTGCAGTGTGTAGAGTTTTTGGTAGAGGCGGGCGTGGCGGATTGGCAGCAAGTGGCGTCTGCCGATGTGGCGGCATGGACAGCGAGTTTGAGTCGGGCCGGTTTTGCGCGTAGTAGTCAGGCGCGAAAGCTTTCGGCCTTGCGGATGCTGGCGAAGCATCTGGTGCGTGAGAATGTGCGCAAGGATGATGTGACCGAATTGCTTGGCTCGCCTAAGCTCTCGCGTGACTTGCCGGATGTGCTGACGCGGGAGGAAGTCGAGCGCCTGCTGAATGCGCCCTCGGCTGTGAGCCCGCATGGTTTGCGCGACCGTGCGATTTTGGAGCTTTTCTATAGTAGCGGACTGCGTGTTTCCGAGCTGTGTGGGATATTGTTGCAGAGCATTAATTTGGATGAAGGCTATGTGCGGGTGTTTGGTAAAGGCTCCAAGGAGCGCATCGCGCCCATTGGCAGTGCGGCAGTTCAGGCGGTGCGAGACTATTTGGTGGGCGGGCGACCGCACCTAGTAAAAGCGCGCACCGGAAGTGAGGTGTTTCTGAGTCAACAGGGCCGAGCCATTTCGCGAAAAATGGTCTGGGTGTTGGTTAAGGAGCACGCAAAGCGGGCAGGCATTAAGAAGCCGATCAAGCCGCACTTGTTACGGCATTCTTTTGCGACACATTTGCTGGAAGGGGGAGCTGACTTGCGTGTGATTCAAGAAATGCTTGGGCATGCGGATATATCGACCACCCAGATCTACACTTCGGTGCAATCGCAGCGACTGGTCGATGAGCATGCGCTCTATCATCCACGTGCGAAAAAGTAAATCGCTAAGCGGTGCTCACAGCAGGTAGGGGAGGCCGAAGAGGAGGAAAAGGAAAAGAGCTGTGGCGAAGGCGAAGATTAAGAGGCAGCCGATTTTGGCGCGTTGGATTTCGCTCTGTGTTTTGGGCTTGTAGCTGCTCTCTATGTCGAGGGCCGGGGGGGCGAGTTCTGCGTCGTTGGGTTGCCGGGGCTCAGTTGTGGGCTCAGTTGTGGGCTCTGACTGTGTGCTCGTTGTGGCGGGTGGCGGGCTACTTGCTGGTGGGGGCGACTGTTTTTTTGAGGGCTCCGGGCTTGGCTCGCCCTCTGTGGTGGGGCTGAGCTCCGCAATTTTTGCGTTGAGCCAGTCCAGGTGCTTCTGGAGTTGTTCGCGCTGTTGTT
The nucleotide sequence above comes from Coraliomargarita algicola. Encoded proteins:
- the argA gene encoding amino-acid N-acetyltransferase, yielding MNTTDTHENTIKPTDLRGILKYVPMFRDHVFVLALDGSLVAHENFQNVLLDIAVLRSLNIKVVLVHGIGEQLKALASQKHTAISDPHGELKTDTATLELATEAAAIVSLQVIQGLTRNGLRCATCNGVRSKEIGIVKGVDQLNSGAVDKLDVVLFNKLLDADTIPVITPIAFSRDGTPLRINSDLLASELASKLSASKLIYMTTQEGLKIDEKPLTNLPVADLETLLETAAEKIPERLRSKVQHAVKAINAGTPRAHILDGRLFGALLNEIFDKVGIGTMVYSNEYQSIRRAVEADAHSIFNITRNGVRSESLRERSLESIEASIHSYLVYEIDGSIVGCVNLKSYDGGDVIEVGSVYVQPFYQNKGVGRKMVEFACAEAKARGAKRVIAMTTQANKFFSKVCAFTEGDLTDLPDERREDYTKNGRNSKVLYLDL
- the xerD gene encoding site-specific tyrosine recombinase XerD — translated: MSKDLLDQIPVAFTEPLESFLAWLELERGLSANTLSAYTRDLVQCVEFLVEAGVADWQQVASADVAAWTASLSRAGFARSSQARKLSALRMLAKHLVRENVRKDDVTELLGSPKLSRDLPDVLTREEVERLLNAPSAVSPHGLRDRAILELFYSSGLRVSELCGILLQSINLDEGYVRVFGKGSKERIAPIGSAAVQAVRDYLVGGRPHLVKARTGSEVFLSQQGRAISRKMVWVLVKEHAKRAGIKKPIKPHLLRHSFATHLLEGGADLRVIQEMLGHADISTTQIYTSVQSQRLVDEHALYHPRAKK